From a single Fusobacterium ulcerans ATCC 49185 genomic region:
- the nanA gene encoding N-acetylneuraminate lyase, which produces MKGIFSALMVPYNEDGSINENGLREIVRHNIDNMKVDGLYVGGSTGENFMISTEEKKRVFEIAIDEAKDQVQLIAQVGSINVFESVELGKYATKLGYKCLSAVTPFYYKFSFEEIKEYYFTIVRETGNNMIIYSIPFLTGVNMSVAQFGELFANDKIIGVKFTAGDFFLLERMRKAYPNKLILAGFDEMLLPAAVLGIDGAIGSTYNVNGLRAKEIFRLAKEGKIAEALEIQHVTNDLIEGILSNGLYGTIKEIMKLQGVDAGYCRRPMAKVTPEQVAGAKVLFDRYLAK; this is translated from the coding sequence ATGAAAGGAATATTTTCAGCTTTAATGGTACCATATAATGAGGATGGATCTATAAATGAAAATGGATTAAGAGAGATAGTAAGACATAATATTGATAATATGAAAGTTGATGGATTATATGTAGGTGGAAGTACTGGAGAAAACTTTATGATTTCTACAGAAGAAAAGAAAAGAGTATTTGAAATAGCCATAGATGAAGCTAAGGATCAAGTACAGCTTATAGCTCAAGTGGGAAGTATCAATGTATTTGAATCAGTGGAGTTAGGTAAATATGCAACTAAATTAGGATATAAATGTCTTTCTGCTGTAACACCATTTTACTATAAATTTAGTTTTGAAGAAATCAAAGAATACTATTTTACAATTGTAAGAGAAACTGGAAACAATATGATTATTTACTCAATTCCATTCTTAACAGGAGTAAATATGTCTGTTGCTCAATTTGGTGAATTATTTGCTAATGATAAAATAATTGGAGTTAAATTTACAGCTGGAGATTTCTTTTTATTAGAAAGAATGAGAAAAGCTTACCCAAATAAATTAATCCTTGCTGGATTTGATGAAATGCTTTTACCAGCAGCAGTTCTTGGAATTGATGGAGCAATTGGAAGTACTTATAATGTAAATGGATTGAGAGCAAAAGAAATATTCAGATTAGCAAAAGAAGGAAAAATTGCTGAAGCTTTAGAAATTCAACATGTAACTAATGATCTTATTGAAGGAATTCTTTCAAATGGATTATATGGAACTATCAAAGAAATAATGAAACTTCAAGGTGTGGATGCTGGATATTGCAGAAGACCTATGGCAAAAGTAACTCCTGAACAAGTAGCTGGAGCTAAAGTTCTTTTTGATAGATATCTTGCTAAATAA
- a CDS encoding YhcH/YjgK/YiaL family protein, with protein sequence MIYGEIKDLNQYKGISENLDRAIEYILKGEYKKGIPGKNVIDGDNLYFNYPSCAITKEIKDGFFEGHKKYIDIHIVISGEENLGYTPHSEVTVKQEYDSEGDCELYDGELKNVFHVSADRFIMFFPDEPHMALLKVGEVKEITKVIFKVLA encoded by the coding sequence ATGATATATGGTGAAATAAAAGACCTGAATCAGTATAAAGGAATATCTGAAAATCTTGATAGAGCAATAGAATATATTCTAAAGGGAGAGTATAAAAAAGGGATTCCAGGAAAAAATGTTATAGATGGAGATAATCTTTATTTTAATTATCCAAGCTGTGCAATAACAAAAGAGATAAAAGATGGTTTCTTTGAAGGTCATAAAAAATATATAGATATACATATAGTCATATCTGGAGAAGAGAATCTAGGTTATACTCCTCATTCAGAAGTAACTGTAAAACAGGAGTATGATTCAGAAGGGGATTGTGAGTTATATGATGGAGAGCTAAAGAATGTGTTTCATGTATCAGCAGATAGATTTATAATGTTTTTCCCAGATGAACCTCATATGGCATTGCTAAAAGTAGGAGAAGTAAAAGAGATAACAAAGGTAATATTCAAAGTGTTGGCTTAA
- a CDS encoding ROK family protein yields the protein MKIVGIDIGGTMIKYGLISLDGEISAGGEIPTEAEKGIENLFQKISGIIEVYPKEKLLGIAVSGTGQVDGNIGKVIGGNDIIPGWIGTDLVKMLEKKFSLPAVLENDVNCAALGEKWLGAGKEKKDFICVTIGTGIGGGIVMNDDILRGDTCVAGEFGHIQIVKNGLKCMCGKKGCYERYASATALVRMVKEKTGLKLNGKEIFERERAGETVYKEIVEEWIDYLTDGLSTIIYIFNPSLIVIGGGVTKQGDYLCERINKSLVTKIGLNYKKNLSIKFAELGNNAGMLGAVYLLLKKLENFNNKNEKKIDKTPKKV from the coding sequence TTGAAGATAGTAGGTATAGACATTGGTGGAACAATGATAAAATATGGTCTGATATCTTTAGATGGAGAGATATCAGCTGGAGGAGAAATTCCTACAGAAGCTGAAAAAGGTATAGAGAATTTATTCCAAAAAATATCTGGTATAATAGAAGTGTATCCAAAGGAAAAACTTTTAGGTATAGCTGTTTCTGGAACAGGACAGGTAGATGGAAATATTGGAAAAGTAATAGGTGGAAATGATATTATTCCTGGATGGATAGGAACAGATTTAGTAAAGATGTTAGAAAAGAAGTTTTCTCTCCCAGCAGTTCTGGAAAATGACGTAAATTGTGCAGCACTTGGTGAAAAGTGGCTTGGAGCAGGAAAAGAAAAAAAAGATTTTATATGTGTAACTATTGGAACAGGTATAGGTGGAGGGATTGTCATGAATGATGATATCCTGAGAGGAGATACTTGTGTAGCAGGAGAATTTGGACATATACAGATAGTAAAAAATGGACTCAAATGTATGTGTGGAAAAAAAGGCTGTTATGAGAGATATGCTTCTGCTACAGCTTTGGTAAGAATGGTTAAGGAAAAAACAGGACTTAAATTAAATGGAAAAGAGATATTTGAAAGAGAAAGAGCAGGAGAAACTGTATATAAAGAGATAGTAGAAGAATGGATAGATTACCTCACAGATGGTTTGAGTACAATTATATATATTTTTAATCCATCCCTTATAGTTATTGGTGGAGGAGTTACAAAACAGGGAGATTATCTCTGTGAAAGAATAAATAAAAGTCTTGTAACAAAAATTGGTTTAAATTATAAAAAGAATCTTTCTATAAAATTTGCAGAACTTGGAAATAATGCAGGAATGTTGGGAGCTGTATATCTTTTGCTTAAAAAACTGGAAAACTTTAATAATAAAAATGAAAAAAAGATTGACAAAACACCTAAAAAGGTATAA
- a CDS encoding acetylxylan esterase, with product MPLSVDMSLEQLKKYQGSSKRPDDFNEYWENILKKRKFFSGNIEIKRNEFQTPFCECYDIFFHGIEEAVIHVKYLKPRNIRGKIPAIIEFHGYGGCSKDWTYKLPYAACGIAVFSMECRGQMGDSTDSFGVQNHFRNCNLIRGVMTPEDLYYKKVFLDALDLMDIVMEFDYININKIGTMGYSQGGGIALALAALNTNVNKVFAVYPFLSDYKRCWDMDTGAAYEEIKDYFRQRDPQHERENEFFNNLGYIDIQNMAHWIKADVVMTTGLMDKVCPPSTQFAVYNKLLCRKKHLIFPEYGHEDMLNGLQDENLKWAMELL from the coding sequence ATGCCATTAAGTGTGGATATGTCATTAGAACAATTAAAAAAATATCAAGGAAGCAGTAAAAGGCCAGATGATTTTAATGAATATTGGGAAAATATACTCAAAAAAAGAAAGTTTTTTTCTGGTAATATAGAAATAAAAAGGAATGAATTTCAAACTCCTTTTTGTGAATGTTATGATATATTTTTTCATGGAATAGAAGAAGCTGTCATACATGTAAAATATTTAAAACCTAGAAATATAAGGGGAAAAATACCTGCTATAATAGAATTTCATGGTTATGGAGGCTGCAGTAAAGATTGGACTTATAAACTTCCATATGCAGCATGCGGAATAGCAGTGTTTTCTATGGAATGCAGAGGACAGATGGGTGATTCTACTGATAGTTTTGGGGTTCAAAATCATTTTAGAAATTGTAATCTTATAAGAGGAGTGATGACCCCAGAAGATTTATATTATAAAAAAGTATTTTTAGATGCGTTAGATTTAATGGATATTGTAATGGAGTTTGACTATATAAATATTAATAAAATTGGAACAATGGGCTATTCTCAAGGTGGGGGAATAGCCTTAGCTCTTGCAGCTTTAAATACAAATGTGAATAAAGTATTTGCTGTATATCCATTTTTAAGTGATTATAAAAGATGTTGGGATATGGATACAGGAGCTGCCTATGAAGAAATAAAAGATTATTTTAGACAAAGAGATCCACAACATGAAAGAGAGAATGAATTTTTTAATAACTTAGGATATATAGATATCCAAAATATGGCTCATTGGATAAAAGCTGATGTTGTAATGACAACTGGGCTTATGGATAAGGTGTGTCCTCCATCCACTCAATTTGCTGTATATAATAAGTTGTTATGCAGAAAAAAACACTTAATATTTCCAGAGTATGGACATGAAGATATGTTGAATGGCTTACAGGATGAAAATTTAAAATGGGCTATGGAACTACTTTAG
- a CDS encoding TRAP transporter large permease subunit, producing the protein MKVFDKLEEWIGGTLFVCMFIILVMQIVARQVLGTPLMWSEELSSLLFVYVGMLGISMGIRNQQHVLIDFLCSRFSPRMQRVAFTIVQIIIFISIIFMGYLGNNLYKKKWIFELVSLKISAGWMYIALPIVAILMMIRFFQAYKENYDNKKVILHPGIFLAALIIIVGLIIYDPKIFRIFRLANYYKFGPIAGYVTIGVWLVMIFMGVPVGWSLMAATIFYFSITKWNVIYFASAKLVDSLNSFSLLSVPFFVLTGILMNGSGITERIFNFAKALLGHFTGGMGHVNVAASLIFSGMSGSAIADAGGLGQLEIKAMRDEGYDDDICGGITAASCIIGPLVPPSISMIVYGVIANQSIAKLFLAGFVPGVLTTIALMIMNYFVCKKRGYKKAKKATFKEQVEAFKKSFWALITPFIIIGGIFSGLFTPTEAAVVAAAYSVFLGAFIYKELTIRSFFKHCVEAMAITGVTVLMIITVTFFGDMIAREQIAMKIAAGFMKYASSPLTVLVMINLLLLFLGMFIDALALQFLVLPMLIPVADKVGIDLVFFGVMTTLNMMIGILTPPMGMALFVVAQVGKMSVSTVTKGVLPFLIPIFVTLVFITIFPGIITFLPNLIMGG; encoded by the coding sequence ATGAAAGTTTTTGATAAATTAGAAGAATGGATAGGAGGAACACTTTTTGTCTGTATGTTTATAATACTTGTAATGCAGATAGTGGCAAGACAAGTATTAGGAACACCTCTTATGTGGAGTGAAGAATTATCAAGTCTGTTGTTTGTATATGTAGGAATGCTGGGAATTAGTATGGGTATCAGAAACCAGCAGCATGTACTTATAGATTTTCTTTGCAGCAGATTTTCTCCAAGAATGCAGAGAGTTGCATTTACTATTGTACAGATAATAATTTTTATATCTATTATTTTTATGGGGTATTTAGGAAATAATCTTTATAAGAAAAAATGGATATTTGAACTGGTATCATTAAAAATATCAGCAGGATGGATGTATATAGCTCTTCCTATTGTAGCAATACTTATGATGATACGTTTTTTTCAAGCATACAAGGAAAATTATGATAATAAAAAAGTAATATTACATCCAGGAATTTTTTTAGCAGCTTTGATAATTATTGTAGGATTAATAATATATGACCCTAAAATATTTAGAATATTCAGATTAGCTAATTACTATAAGTTTGGACCTATAGCAGGATATGTAACTATTGGAGTTTGGCTGGTAATGATTTTTATGGGAGTACCTGTTGGATGGTCTCTTATGGCAGCAACAATATTCTACTTTTCAATTACTAAATGGAATGTTATATATTTTGCCTCTGCTAAATTGGTAGATAGTCTTAACAGCTTTAGTCTTTTAAGTGTTCCTTTCTTTGTATTAACAGGAATACTGATGAATGGATCCGGTATTACAGAAAGAATATTTAATTTTGCAAAAGCTCTGCTGGGACATTTTACTGGAGGAATGGGACATGTAAATGTAGCTGCATCTCTTATTTTCTCAGGAATGTCAGGGTCAGCTATAGCAGATGCTGGTGGACTTGGACAGTTGGAAATAAAAGCCATGAGAGATGAAGGATATGATGATGATATTTGTGGTGGAATCACAGCAGCTTCATGTATAATAGGACCTTTAGTACCTCCAAGTATAAGTATGATAGTATACGGAGTAATTGCTAATCAATCTATTGCTAAATTATTTCTTGCAGGATTTGTTCCAGGTGTTCTTACTACAATAGCTTTAATGATAATGAATTATTTTGTATGTAAAAAAAGAGGATATAAAAAAGCTAAAAAAGCTACTTTTAAGGAACAGGTTGAAGCCTTTAAAAAATCTTTTTGGGCTTTAATAACTCCATTCATCATTATTGGAGGAATATTTTCAGGATTATTTACTCCTACAGAAGCAGCAGTAGTTGCAGCAGCTTATTCAGTTTTCTTAGGAGCTTTTATCTATAAAGAACTTACTATAAGATCGTTTTTTAAACATTGTGTTGAAGCTATGGCAATCACTGGAGTTACAGTTTTAATGATAATAACAGTTACATTCTTTGGAGATATGATTGCCAGAGAACAGATAGCTATGAAAATAGCAGCAGGATTTATGAAATATGCAAGTTCTCCATTGACTGTATTAGTAATGATAAACTTATTATTACTATTCCTTGGAATGTTTATTGATGCTCTTGCTCTTCAATTCCTTGTACTCCCTATGCTTATTCCAGTAGCAGACAAAGTAGGAATAGATTTAGTTTTCTTTGGAGTAATGACAACATTAAACATGATGATTGGAATACTTACTCCTCCTATGGGAATGGCTTTGTTTGTAGTAGCACAAGTAGGAAAAATGTCTGTAAGTACAGTAACAAAAGGTGTACTTCCATTTTTGATACCAATATTTGTAACACTGGTATTTATAACTATATTTCCTGGAATAATAACATTCCTTCCTAATTTAATAATGGGAGGATAG
- a CDS encoding sialic acid TRAP transporter substrate-binding protein SiaP — translation MKNTLKVLGLGTMLFGVMTTAALAAEYNLKMGMVPGTSSNEYKAAEFFANKVKEESKGRIEIALFPNGQLGDDRSMLEQVSGGALDFSFTEIGRFAIFFPEAEVYVLPYMIKDFDHVNKATFNTEFGKNLINKINEELGITILSQAYNGTRQTTSNRAINSIEDMKGLKLRVPNAASNLNFAKYTGAAPTPMAFSEVYLALQTNSVDGQENPLSAVRAQKFYEVQPYLAMTNHILNDQLYVVGNETLESLPEDLQKVVKEAAKEAAQYHTKLFVDEEASLKDFFVQNGVKITEPNLDEFKAKMQPVYDEFIKKNGKLGQQAVDEITAAGK, via the coding sequence ATGAAAAACACATTAAAAGTTTTAGGGTTAGGGACAATGTTATTTGGTGTAATGACAACAGCAGCACTTGCAGCAGAATATAATTTAAAAATGGGAATGGTTCCAGGAACTTCATCTAATGAATATAAAGCAGCAGAATTTTTTGCAAATAAAGTAAAAGAGGAATCAAAAGGAAGAATAGAAATAGCTCTTTTCCCAAATGGTCAGCTTGGAGATGACAGAAGTATGCTTGAACAGGTATCAGGAGGAGCTTTGGATTTCTCATTTACAGAAATTGGAAGATTTGCAATATTTTTTCCAGAGGCTGAAGTGTATGTATTGCCTTATATGATAAAAGATTTTGACCACGTGAACAAAGCTACTTTTAATACTGAATTTGGAAAAAATTTAATAAATAAAATAAATGAAGAACTAGGAATTACTATTTTGTCACAGGCTTATAATGGAACTAGACAAACAACTTCAAATAGAGCTATTAATTCAATTGAAGATATGAAAGGATTGAAATTAAGAGTTCCAAATGCAGCATCTAATCTAAACTTTGCAAAATATACAGGAGCAGCTCCTACACCTATGGCTTTTTCAGAAGTATATCTTGCACTTCAAACTAATTCAGTAGATGGGCAGGAAAATCCATTATCAGCTGTAAGGGCCCAAAAGTTTTATGAAGTACAACCTTATCTTGCTATGACTAATCATATATTAAACGATCAGTTATATGTAGTTGGAAATGAAACTTTAGAAAGTCTGCCTGAAGATCTTCAAAAAGTGGTTAAAGAAGCAGCTAAAGAAGCAGCACAATATCATACAAAATTGTTTGTGGATGAAGAAGCTAGTTTGAAAGACTTTTTTGTACAAAATGGTGTAAAAATAACTGAACCAAACTTAGATGAATTCAAAGCAAAAATGCAGCCTGTATATGATGAATTTATTAAGAAAAATGGAAAACTTGGTCAGCAGGCAGTAGATGAAATAACAGCAGCTGGAAAATAA
- a CDS encoding LacI family DNA-binding transcriptional regulator produces the protein MITQKEIAEKLGISRTTVARAINGSSLIKEETKNKILELVKEMNYEKNYIGSSLAGKRVKKVYCLVINSKNVFYTQEIIRGLGEAEKEFKAYNYKLEIITNDINDPENQIEELKKVLGTGDMDGLIITPLAKEKVYDILKPHLEKTNIISLGIRLHENIPHVGPDHLKQGKISGGIMSALLRKGEKLLIVDNGDDKISSKLYLKGFLERVRETDIDIVGPLKGNGIEKSIEILQEICLKEEIKGIYINRYAQDIFEKLPSKILNDKKIVTNGIGKNIKRMIKNKIITATVMEEIATEGYNAGKKMFDILYKNDAKTGNWEISKSHIIFYENLND, from the coding sequence ATGATTACACAGAAGGAAATAGCAGAAAAATTAGGGATCAGTAGAACAACAGTTGCTAGAGCTATAAATGGTAGTTCATTGATTAAAGAGGAAACTAAGAATAAAATACTTGAGCTTGTAAAAGAAATGAATTATGAAAAAAATTATATAGGAAGTTCTCTTGCAGGAAAAAGGGTAAAAAAAGTTTACTGTTTAGTGATCAATTCTAAAAATGTTTTTTATACTCAAGAAATAATAAGAGGTTTAGGAGAAGCTGAAAAAGAGTTTAAGGCGTATAATTATAAATTAGAAATAATAACAAATGATATTAATGATCCGGAAAATCAAATTGAGGAATTAAAGAAAGTTCTTGGCACAGGAGATATGGATGGCTTGATTATAACACCTTTAGCAAAAGAAAAAGTATATGATATATTAAAGCCACATTTAGAAAAAACTAATATAATTTCTTTGGGAATAAGGCTTCATGAAAATATACCTCATGTAGGACCTGATCATTTAAAACAAGGAAAAATATCTGGTGGTATAATGAGTGCTCTTCTTAGAAAAGGGGAAAAACTTTTAATTGTAGACAATGGTGATGATAAAATATCTTCAAAATTATATTTAAAAGGATTTTTAGAAAGAGTAAGAGAAACAGATATTGATATAGTAGGGCCATTAAAAGGGAATGGAATAGAAAAAAGTATAGAAATTTTACAAGAAATATGTCTAAAAGAAGAGATAAAAGGAATCTATATAAACAGATATGCACAGGATATTTTTGAAAAGCTGCCTTCAAAAATATTAAATGATAAAAAAATTGTAACAAATGGAATTGGAAAAAATATCAAAAGAATGATAAAAAATAAAATAATAACAGCAACTGTAATGGAAGAAATAGCAACTGAAGGATATAATGCAGGGAAAAAAATGTTTGATATTTTATATAAAAATGATGCAAAAACTGGGAATTGGGAAATATCAAAATCACATATTATCTTCTATGAGAACTTAAATGATTAA
- a CDS encoding cyclically-permuted mutarotase family protein yields the protein MKKFVFAAILSVLVLGGCTSTEVKTPGVERKITWEHAGNLPAQKGFEKNIGTAGMLSGVLEGKYVVVGGGANFPYDTVLNGGTKKLYSDVYLLEEKDGKLTVKEHINLDNEIGYGASVTVKGGVYYIGGGATAEADNDILFLSMKKGKLNIEKVGDLPFTLQNGTAVEKDGKLYIITGKQDGKATNKMYEYDLATGKSKELAPVPGAETRTQAVSQILDGKLYVFSGGDSIAYTDGYKYDFTADRWTSAASVELGGKGISLLGASSVKLNEKEMMVIGGFNKDVYDNAVANLSSLKGEELARFKAGYFGANPTEFNWNRKILIYNSDNNSWKSIGEIPFDAPCGEGLVLVGNKVFSINGEIKPGIRTSRMYIGTIIKK from the coding sequence ATGAAAAAATTTGTTTTTGCTGCAATATTATCTGTATTAGTTTTAGGAGGATGTACTTCAACAGAAGTAAAAACACCAGGAGTAGAAAGAAAAATAACCTGGGAACATGCTGGTAATTTACCTGCACAAAAAGGATTTGAAAAAAATATAGGAACTGCAGGAATGTTATCAGGAGTTCTTGAAGGAAAATATGTAGTAGTAGGTGGTGGGGCAAATTTTCCATATGATACTGTATTGAATGGAGGGACAAAAAAGCTTTATTCTGATGTATATCTTTTAGAAGAAAAAGATGGAAAATTAACAGTAAAAGAACACATAAATTTAGACAATGAAATTGGTTATGGAGCATCTGTAACTGTAAAAGGTGGAGTTTATTACATTGGGGGAGGAGCAACTGCAGAGGCAGATAATGATATATTATTTCTAAGTATGAAAAAAGGAAAACTGAATATAGAAAAAGTAGGAGATTTACCTTTTACTTTGCAAAATGGAACAGCAGTAGAAAAAGATGGAAAACTATATATTATAACTGGAAAACAAGATGGAAAAGCTACAAATAAAATGTATGAATATGATCTTGCAACAGGCAAGTCAAAAGAATTAGCACCTGTACCAGGAGCAGAAACTAGAACACAGGCTGTATCTCAAATACTTGATGGAAAATTATATGTATTTAGTGGTGGAGATTCAATTGCGTATACTGATGGATATAAATATGACTTCACAGCTGATAGATGGACTTCAGCAGCTTCTGTAGAATTAGGAGGAAAGGGAATATCTCTTCTTGGAGCTTCTTCAGTAAAATTGAATGAAAAGGAAATGATGGTAATAGGTGGATTTAATAAAGATGTATATGATAATGCAGTAGCTAATCTAAGTTCTTTAAAGGGAGAAGAATTAGCAAGATTCAAAGCTGGGTATTTTGGGGCAAATCCTACTGAATTTAACTGGAATAGAAAAATACTTATATATAATTCTGATAATAATTCTTGGAAATCTATAGGAGAAATACCATTTGATGCACCATGTGGAGAAGGATTAGTTTTGGTTGGAAACAAAGTATTTTCAATAAATGGAGAAATTAAACCAGGTATCAGAACAAGTAGAATGTACATTGGAACTATAATTAAAAAATAG
- a CDS encoding DMT family transporter → MNNKNQLINVFYIILMGFGFPLMRYMSIHFDTINNNAVRFLSGGILFILICLLKFRDDSKKIFNSPSLILKLLILSCLISGNMYFFISGLKKTSALTGSIFGILAMPLAMIMASIFYEDEREKIKNRKFIIGNIIAIVGSLIFVTNGTKMSGVDSNFTLGGLFLISAIFIQSIQNLIVKNISKDINSIVISAVTATMTGIIYLLIAINTGRTCQLYETSTAMVIGLVFAGIYGMLTGMMMAFYIVQKQGVVIFNSIQLIVPLSTAIVGYFTLDEKIALLQCLEAIIVIFGCVIALKKK, encoded by the coding sequence ATGAATAATAAGAATCAACTTATTAATGTATTCTATATTATTTTAATGGGTTTTGGATTTCCTTTAATGAGATATATGAGCATACATTTTGATACAATTAATAATAATGCTGTTAGATTTTTATCTGGTGGAATTTTATTTATCTTAATTTGTTTATTAAAATTTAGAGATGATTCTAAAAAAATATTTAATTCTCCTAGTCTAATTTTAAAATTATTGATATTAAGCTGTCTTATAAGTGGAAATATGTATTTTTTTATAAGTGGATTAAAAAAAACATCTGCATTAACAGGAAGTATTTTTGGAATTTTAGCAATGCCATTAGCTATGATTATGGCTTCTATTTTCTATGAAGATGAAAGAGAAAAGATAAAAAATAGAAAATTTATAATAGGAAATATTATAGCTATTGTAGGATCTTTAATTTTTGTTACAAATGGAACTAAAATGTCAGGAGTAGATTCTAATTTTACTTTAGGAGGATTATTTTTGATAAGTGCTATTTTTATACAATCTATTCAAAATTTAATTGTAAAAAATATATCTAAAGATATTAATAGCATCGTGATAAGTGCAGTAACAGCGACAATGACTGGAATAATATATCTATTAATAGCAATCAATACAGGAAGAACATGTCAATTATATGAAACTAGTACAGCAATGGTAATAGGACTTGTTTTTGCAGGAATATATGGAATGTTAACTGGAATGATGATGGCTTTTTATATTGTGCAAAAACAAGGGGTAGTAATTTTTAACAGCATTCAATTAATTGTTCCGCTTTCTACTGCTATTGTAGGATATTTTACTTTAGATGAAAAAATTGCTTTATTACAATGTTTAGAGGCAATAATTGTTATTTTTGGCTGTGTAATAGCTTTAAAGAAAAAATAA
- a CDS encoding transposase zinc-binding domain-containing protein, which produces MQIKHIISKINITNLLGKIKKYFKNEHFEDVKQTIQKFLACSIDKSFLSLQCPNCHDAHKIKVTCKSRFCPSCGKRYSAL; this is translated from the coding sequence ATGCAAATCAAACATATTATCTCTAAAATCAATATAACAAATCTTTTAGGTAAAATCAAGAAATATTTTAAAAATGAGCATTTTGAGGATGTTAAACAGACTATTCAAAAATTCTTAGCTTGTTCTATTGATAAATCTTTTCTCTCTCTTCAATGCCCTAATTGTCATGATGCGCATAAAATTAAAGTTACTTGTAAATCTAGATTTTGTCCTTCCTGCGGTAAACGTTATTCTGCTCTTTGA
- a CDS encoding ComF family protein codes for MKLNPIKLEGVWNEGYALDYFTTKSEYKGEDIFGYPEFDVTYSEIGKALNELKYHKDYLKAVEIADEIADHITNEWNLLDKIDGIIAVPPSKPRIIQPLFQLVKLVGEKVKKPISLDFFSKLTPEEIKNLPVEKKLDLFKNSIRKNRDLTRKGNILLIDDLYSTGTTLKSLCTLLKDDTNVENIYVLVVAKSSIDDK; via the coding sequence ATGAAGTTAAATCCTATAAAATTAGAAGGGGTATGGAATGAAGGCTATGCTCTGGATTATTTTACAACTAAAAGTGAATATAAGGGTGAGGATATATTTGGATATCCAGAGTTTGATGTAACATATAGTGAAATAGGAAAAGCACTGAATGAATTAAAATATCATAAAGATTATCTTAAGGCAGTAGAAATAGCAGATGAAATAGCAGATCACATTACAAATGAATGGAATCTTCTTGACAAAATAGATGGAATAATTGCTGTTCCTCCTTCAAAACCTAGAATAATACAGCCATTATTTCAATTAGTTAAACTAGTTGGAGAAAAAGTTAAAAAACCTATATCTTTAGATTTTTTTAGCAAACTTACTCCAGAAGAGATAAAAAATCTTCCAGTGGAAAAAAAATTAGACCTTTTTAAAAACAGCATAAGAAAAAATAGAGATCTAACTAGAAAAGGAAATATTCTTCTTATAGATGACTTATACAGCACAGGAACAACTTTAAAAAGTCTTTGTACATTATTGAAAGATGATACTAATGTAGAAAATATATATGTATTAGTAGTCGCAAAAAGCAGTATAGATGATAAATAG